A stretch of Coregonus clupeaformis isolate EN_2021a unplaced genomic scaffold, ASM2061545v1 scaf0851, whole genome shotgun sequence DNA encodes these proteins:
- the LOC121562172 gene encoding LOW QUALITY PROTEIN: butyrophilin subfamily 1 member A1 (The sequence of the model RefSeq protein was modified relative to this genomic sequence to represent the inferred CDS: inserted 1 base in 1 codon; deleted 4 bases in 4 codons): MMTGTGCWCVTLLLLLHRADSESFEVLGPTRDIVAVAGDDIILPCYIKPNISAEDMRVDWFRVNLPDPQSNIRVHLYQDGRDKYHDQIRSYRGSTSLFKEELRRGNTSLKLTRVQGTDNGRYKCLVKSKTXYDDATIQVHIRAIGSKPEVSIEGQKEGGMGLLCVSKGWFPEPELEWLDSKGVTLSAGPSETDRDYKGFYIVKLKTIVEETDTNHFTCRLRQRQLSEQINMEFHISSELILVHTDTWRVAFAVIVSLSIVLVVILTFTIWRWNRLCNDYSNRKLIKEFI; the protein is encoded by the exons ATGATGACTGGGACAGGATGTTGGTGTGTGACTCTCCTGCTTCTCCTGCACAGAGCAGACTCTG AAAGTTTTGAGGTTCTTGGTCCGACTCGTGATATTGTTGCTGTGGCTGGTGATGACATCATTCTGCCCTGTTACATCAAACCCAACATCAGTGCTGAGGACATGAGagttgactggttcagagtcaaCCTCCCAGACCCTCAGTCAAACATTCGAGTCCATCTCTACCAAGACGGCAGAGACAAATACCATGATCAGATCCGCTCCTAC AGGGGAAGTACATCATTGTTTAAAGAGGAACTG AGAAGGGGCAACACCTCTTTGAAACTGACCAGGGTACAAGGCACTGATAATGGACgttacaaatgtcttgttaagtCTAAGA CATATGATGATGCCACTATTCAAGTCCACATAAGAG CTATAGGATCCAAGCCAGAGGTTTCCATTGAGGGACAGAAAGAAGGAGGGATGGGTCTGCTGTGTGTATCTAAAGGCTGGTTCCCTGAGCCTGAGTTGGAGTGGCTGGACAGT AAGGGGGTCACTCTGTCTGCTGGACcttcagagacagacagggactaTAAG GGGTTCTACATAGTCAAACTAAAGACCATCGTAGAGGAGACTGACACCAACCACTTTACCTGCAGACTCAGACAGAGGCAACTCAGTGAGCAGATCAACATGGAGTTTCACATCTCTA GTGAGCTGATCCTTGTTCACACAGACACATGGAGAGTGGCCTTTGCAGTGATTGTCTCTCTGAGCATTGTCCTTGTGGTCATATTAACTTTCACCATCTGGCGCTGGAATCGTTTGTGCAATGACTACAGTAATAGAAAACTGATTAAAGAGTTTATTTGA